The stretch of DNA CGGTAGGCTGGCATGCTTGTGAAAAAGGCACGACCCCCGACATTCTTCCTGGCCAGTGGGGTGTCTACCAGGAGGCTTCAGATGGCGATACCTATGTAGGCCTGATTACCCGCGAAGATGGCTCCGCCGAAAGTATCGGGCAACGGCTAAAAAGTCCAATGGCCCCAAAGACCTGCTTCAAATTCCAATTGGATTTGGCTAGAGGAGGGACTTATAGTACCTATAACAATCCGATCCGATTGCGGATTTGGGGAGGAAAAACCCAGGGTGCAAAAAGCCAGCTTTTATTGGAAACCGACCTCATCAAGCATACCTTCTGGAAAACCTATGAAGTCGAATTTACGGCTAAAGATTTTATCAACTACATTATTTTGGAAGCCTTCTATAGCGAAGATGGGGTTTCTCCGAGGGGGAATGTCCTGATTGATAACATTTCGTCCATTAAGGCTTGCCCTAGAGCTTAATTGGAAGGATGTCGGTGAAAAATCTACCCTGTCGGTAGACAGGCACCGACATCCCTCTATTAACTAAGTTAACAATCTGTATCCTTTTTTTCAGTGTCCCAGCAGTGCCATTCATTGTCATTATAGGCAGCGGGGTTCCTGACCCGTCCTTCGCCACTCGGTACATTCCATTCGATTTCTAGAAAATCATCATCGCTTCCGCGAAAGATATCGTAGGCTCTATTAAAGGTCTGCCCAACCTGAATACGGTAAGCGATATAGTTGCCAAAATCGGCATTTCCAGGAATGATATTGGTATATTGAATGGAGAACTCACCGGTAACATCATTTTTCTGATAGTCGATACGAATAAAAGGCGTAGGGTTTTCTGGCCGATGGTTGAGCGTCCAAGTGGCTGTTTTGTTATCTCTTGAGACAATCCCTCTATACCACTCAACATTCGAAAACCCACCTACCATGGAAATGTTCATGATCCACTGTACATCCAGGTTGTTATTGACGAATTCTCCCGTCAAACTGGCGATAAAAGTTTCTCCCCCCAAGTTGAAGTTGTAGGTCCACAAAAAAACGCCATCACCAATATACGCAGGATCATGGTTAAAGGCTTCGGCAAAAGAGGCAACCGGAATGGCCATGTTTACACCAAGAATGACATTCCACACCAACACATTGCTCCCCGCATAGAACCAATTTCTAAATCCTGTAGGACCAGAACGCTCATCGATCGTAATGGTACTGGTCAGGCCAGTGGTATCAATGTCTTCATAACCTGTAAAAGGCATGACAAAGGTCTCTTGCAAAGGAAGCGTAGGCGCTACTTCTTCTGTAGGCTTATTATTTGTGTCCTTTTCACAAGATTGAAAAATAGAGATGCAAAGTAGGAGACCAACTAAAAAAAAGAACTTTTTCATGATTTTTGCTTTAAAAAGTTTTCAATTGGAGCGGATACCTTCCGCTTTTCATCCCTAATACCCCTGGAATGGCTCCTACCCTTAGTCTACTATTATTTTTTTTGGGTTCTTTGACAAATCTCATGATCTAAAGGCCATCCTAAAAAGAAAGCAACACTTCCTTTGGTCGTTTTTGCTTTCTTTTTAGGATGGCTCACGAGATTTGTCAAAGAAGGTTTTTTTTGCAAGAAGTATACTGCTGAGATTATTCTGCAACCAAAGTATCTACCAGGATAGCACAGGTACTAAAAAAACCTAACCCGTCCTCACTAATATTGGTGGGCAAATTCGCCGATGTGCCATAAAAAGCGCCTCCTTTCCAGGTGGTCTCTATGGCCAGCGCACGCAGATACGCCGCGAAATCATCGTTTAATCCATACTTCTTAGCGATGATGATGCTGCCTCTGGGAAAAACGACAGTGTCTTGAGGTGGACGAACCAACTCACTTACATCAAGGGTATTAAAGGTATAGAAAATCATTTTCGCACTTGTCTTTGGGCCATTACTGAGGTGAGACCAATCTATATTCATTTCATACATTGCTTGCTGATTGGCATTGTACAAAGGAACAAAATCGCCGAAGGTGAGGCTATCGGGTACGCCAATTTGGCGGAACCTTATGTTCGGCATAGGGGCAACGCTTGATAACTGACTAGTAGCTGTGTATTTTTGGTCTTTCCAACGAATATCCAAGGTATATTCCAAATCTTTTATCGCTGAAAAGGGCACCTCACTTTTATATAAACCTGGTTCGGAAAGATCAGGCACAAAAGCAAAGACGACTCCGTTTACTGCCACCGTTACAAGGGCATCTGTAACGGCCGGTACTGCTCCGTTTAGCCCATCATAACTTTGAGAAAGTCGAATAGACTGCTGAATAAACTGGTCGGTTATAATGGCTTCTACGGCTAAATGTCCATTGGTTCCGGGCATTAGTTCCCAATCGATGGCCTCTTCACAGGCCACCAGGCTAAATAACAAACAGCACATAAGGTTGATGGGTCTGTACATATGTTTAGCGTCTAAATTTATAGGTAAGGGAAGGCATAAAACGAATCAAATCAATCTGACTGGCAGTAAGGGCTTGTTCAGACAAAAGATCAGCTTTAACCACGGGTCGGCCACCTTCGACTGGAATTTTATTAAAGTTTACAGCCACTATGTTTTTATGGGCCAATGCATTGTAAACCGAAAAGGTCAGGCTATGCTGGTAACGGCTTTCTTCTTTTTTATTTAAAACAAACTTAAAGGCAAAATCAAATCGACGGTAAGCAGGCAGGCGATCATTATTTTTTTCTGCAAATACAGGTACGGTTTGACCATTAAATTGATAAAAACCAGAGGGGGAGGAAAAAGTTGACCCACTGTAGGCGGTCCAATAAGCGGAAAACAATACGCGCCTGGCCAAACGATAATTCAATAACAAGGAAAAATCATGCGGTCGGTCCTGAAAGGCCGCATAAGGACGCCCCTCATTCAGTCCATCGGTTTGGCGAAGGGTGCGCGATAGCGTATAACTCATCCAACCGCTTAAACGGCCTATTTGCTTTTTCAATAAAAGCTCCATCCCATAGGATTCCATGGTTCCAAACCGAAGTTCTCCTTCCACCAAAGGATTCAAAAGGATGGTAGGATGATCCTGGTAATCAATCTGATGGTTAAATGCCTTGTAATAAAAAGCGGTATTAAATTCCACCTTGGCTTGCTGAAAATATTTTACATAATTTAAACTCAGTTGGGTAGCAGATTGAGGTTTTATATACTGGTTGGCAGGCAGCCATACTTCCAGAGAGGTAAAGGGGGACACCGAATTTGAAATCAATTGAAGGTACTGGTGGTAGCTTCCAACGCTCACTTTGACTTTCGAGGTACTATCGATTTCGTACTGAAGGCTAATACGTGGATCGAGGTGATGATAACGCTTGTAAATGCCTTCGCCAACGGCAACCGTATCCGTTACTTCATATTGTGGGTTGTAAGAATAATAGGTGGCTGGGCCAACATTTGCCCAATTGATGAGCCGGAGCCCCGCATTAAGCTGCATTTTTTTGTTGAGATCAAAAATCCCTTGATAATATAAAACAGTCTTGCGAGCGTAATTGGGCTTTATAGTTGGCAAAATGGCAATCGTCGTATCCAGGGAGACACTACCTGGATTAACAAAAAAGCCCTGTAATTCCCATCCAAATTTGGAGGTGTAATCCTGACGGGCATAGTGGGTAAAGTCTGATTTAAGGCTTAAGGTCCCTAAACCGGATCGCCAGTAGTTAGGCGCAAAAAACAACTGATAGTCATAATTGCCTGTATAGATAGTCGTATTGGAAAACAACTTTGGGCCAAATAGGTGATTCCACCGAAGGGTAGCTGCGAAATTAGCCCAGCGTATGCCTGCATTACCAGCTACCTCGGTCCTATTTGTGAAGTTATCCACCCCAATGATGGTTGTAAAGTAAAGGCGGTTTTTGTTGTTCAGCTTGTGGTTCCATTTAAAATGGAAGTCTCCGAAACCGAGATCTGCGCGAGGGGCGGCCCGCCGATAAAGCCATTCGAAGTTGGAGCGGCGGAAGGAAGCGAAAATGGAGCCTTTTTCTTTGACGACGGGGGCCTCCAGCGAAAAGCGATTGATCAATGGGTTAAGCGCACCGCTAAATTCAAATTTATTTAGGTTACCATCCTTGGTTCTAATGCTAACAATGGAAGATAAGCGATCTCCCAAATTGGTTGGCACGTCACTCTTGTACACATCAATTTGCTTAGCAAAATCTGGAATGACCATCGAATAAAACCCAAACAGATGGGAAGGATTGTAGATAGGGGCATCATCGATAATAATTAAATTTTGGTCGCGTTCTCCCCCTCTAGTATAAAAAAAAGCAGAGCCATCACTATGCATTTTTATGCCTGGCAAACTTTGCAGCCCTTTTACCAGGCCAGATTCTCCTCCAAATTCGGGCATATTGCCTAGATCCTCCGGTCGAAACACCATTTGTTCCAAGGTGGCCTTATCCAGGATTTTTGTGGTCGATTGTTCCACAATAACATCTGGCAAATCAATGGAGGTGGGTGCGAGCGATAAATCTTTTTTTTCCGATCCATTTAGGCCCAACTGTATTTCCTCTTTTTCATACCCTACATAGGAATAATGAAGTGTATATTGCCCTGCTTTCAGGGGCAATGAATAGTATCCAAAAGCATTGGTGATTGCTCCTTGGGCTGTTCCTTTTATGGCAACCGTGGCACCAATCAATGTTTCGCCCGAAGCCCGATCGGTAATAAATCCGCTCAAGGTGAAATATTTCTCTTTTTCTATGGACGCTTCTTCCGGAAGGTATAAGACTATTTGGTTTTCTATTAAACTATAGGCAATATTGATTTTCCGGCTTAAGCGCTTTAGGGTTTTCTCCAGGCTTTCATTACGCACGCTAAACGAAATCTGTTGATCGACGGAGATGGTTTGTGAATTATAGGAAAAATGCAAACCGGTTTGTTTGGTGATTTCCTCGAGGATGTCGCCTATACGTATACTCGATGCGTTAATGCTGACGCTTTGTGCCACCAAGGCAAGACTGGTCGCTTGTAAAAGAAACAGGATGCTTACTAGTTTCCTCATGCTTAAATATTTTGCATAACGCTTGTTTGGGGAGATATGGCATACCTAGAGCATGCTTTGGGTCTTTGGGCACCTTTTTCTACCAATATTTGACCCCTAAAGTTTTTTTTTGGCTTAACTAGACGACTATAGCTTGGATTATCGACAAGCCGCTCCCTCTAAAATGATTTTCGAGCCCTCGCGGCGCGACTGGATTCCCAGGGTTTTCTCCAGAATGAGCAGGATAGCCGCCAGGGGTTTATCCTCATAGGTCGCACTGATTTTGCAGTTTTCCACATTGGCAATCGCCAGGGAGATATCCGCCTTGAAATGCCGATTTAAGGCAAATACGACCGCTTCCAAACTGCTATTATCAAAAGTTAATGCTTTGGTCTTGATGGACAAATAATTGGGGTCTTCATTCGCTTCTTTAATTAATTCATCACTACCTTTTTTTAATACGGCCTTTTCATTGGCTTGCAAGATTACTTCTGATGAATCATAGCGCACCGCCACAGTACCTGTCTGAACAATTACCTGTATCTCCGCTTGTTCTGGCCGGGAATCTACATAAAAAGAGGTGCCAAGCACTTCGATTTCTATTTCCTGGGTATGGACCATGAAAGGATGAGCTTCATCCCTTGCCACATCAAAGAATGCATCACCTTCAAGTACAACTTTACGTTTTGCATCAGGCCCGGTGGTTGTGTAATAAATACTTGAAGCTTGATTTAAATGGATATTGCTGCCATCCGGAAGGTCGATGTTTTTGACTTCATCGGCAGCGACTATTTGTAGGGCTTTTTGATTACCTGGGCCCCATATCATCCAAAGCGCCACAGCGACCAAGGCCACTAAGGCCGCAGCAATCTGCAGCCACCATCGCTGGTTTCGCCGCTTAGGTAACGCAACAATTGCTGTTTTATCAAACAATTCCGTCGAAGTTTTATTCCACCATTCCGCTACATTCACTGCCGGTGCATTTTGCTCCATTCCACTCAATATCCATGCCTTTTTAAAAGCGATGAATTGCGCTTTATGATCCGGAGAAGCCAATACCCAGGTTTCCAACTCCTGCACTTCAAGATCGCTGGCATTACCACTCAAATACCGTGAGATGAGTTCAGCATAGTTGTTATGTAAGTCCTGGTCTGACATTTTTATCCAATTATCTTGGTTCTCTTTAATACACTTGAACTATAGAAAACCCTTAGGGTTATTCAATAATTGAACTTTTAAGTCCATCCTAAAATAATCATTAATATGTATAGATAATCTTTTAGCTGCATTCGTAAACTTTTCATAGCCTTGGTCATATGGGCCTCTACTGTTTTTTGTGCAATATCCAATTCTTCCGCAATTTCTTTATAGGTCATTTGCTGGTAGCGGCTCATTTCAAAAACCAACCGGCACTTTTCGGGCAAGGTACTT from Saprospiraceae bacterium encodes:
- a CDS encoding carboxypeptidase-like regulatory domain-containing protein yields the protein MRKLVSILFLLQATSLALVAQSVSINASSIRIGDILEEITKQTGLHFSYNSQTISVDQQISFSVRNESLEKTLKRLSRKINIAYSLIENQIVLYLPEEASIEKEKYFTLSGFITDRASGETLIGATVAIKGTAQGAITNAFGYYSLPLKAGQYTLHYSYVGYEKEEIQLGLNGSEKKDLSLAPTSIDLPDVIVEQSTTKILDKATLEQMVFRPEDLGNMPEFGGESGLVKGLQSLPGIKMHSDGSAFFYTRGGERDQNLIIIDDAPIYNPSHLFGFYSMVIPDFAKQIDVYKSDVPTNLGDRLSSIVSIRTKDGNLNKFEFSGALNPLINRFSLEAPVVKEKGSIFASFRRSNFEWLYRRAAPRADLGFGDFHFKWNHKLNNKNRLYFTTIIGVDNFTNRTEVAGNAGIRWANFAATLRWNHLFGPKLFSNTTIYTGNYDYQLFFAPNYWRSGLGTLSLKSDFTHYARQDYTSKFGWELQGFFVNPGSVSLDTTIAILPTIKPNYARKTVLYYQGIFDLNKKMQLNAGLRLINWANVGPATYYSYNPQYEVTDTVAVGEGIYKRYHHLDPRISLQYEIDSTSKVKVSVGSYHQYLQLISNSVSPFTSLEVWLPANQYIKPQSATQLSLNYVKYFQQAKVEFNTAFYYKAFNHQIDYQDHPTILLNPLVEGELRFGTMESYGMELLLKKQIGRLSGWMSYTLSRTLRQTDGLNEGRPYAAFQDRPHDFSLLLNYRLARRVLFSAYWTAYSGSTFSSPSGFYQFNGQTVPVFAEKNNDRLPAYRRFDFAFKFVLNKKEESRYQHSLTFSVYNALAHKNIVAVNFNKIPVEGGRPVVKADLLSEQALTASQIDLIRFMPSLTYKFRR
- a CDS encoding DUF4249 family protein is translated as MYRPINLMCCLLFSLVACEEAIDWELMPGTNGHLAVEAIITDQFIQQSIRLSQSYDGLNGAVPAVTDALVTVAVNGVVFAFVPDLSEPGLYKSEVPFSAIKDLEYTLDIRWKDQKYTATSQLSSVAPMPNIRFRQIGVPDSLTFGDFVPLYNANQQAMYEMNIDWSHLSNGPKTSAKMIFYTFNTLDVSELVRPPQDTVVFPRGSIIIAKKYGLNDDFAAYLRALAIETTWKGGAFYGTSANLPTNISEDGLGFFSTCAILVDTLVAE
- a CDS encoding FecR domain-containing protein — its product is MSDQDLHNNYAELISRYLSGNASDLEVQELETWVLASPDHKAQFIAFKKAWILSGMEQNAPAVNVAEWWNKTSTELFDKTAIVALPKRRNQRWWLQIAAALVALVAVALWMIWGPGNQKALQIVAADEVKNIDLPDGSNIHLNQASSIYYTTTGPDAKRKVVLEGDAFFDVARDEAHPFMVHTQEIEIEVLGTSFYVDSRPEQAEIQVIVQTGTVAVRYDSSEVILQANEKAVLKKGSDELIKEANEDPNYLSIKTKALTFDNSSLEAVVFALNRHFKADISLAIANVENCKISATYEDKPLAAILLILEKTLGIQSRREGSKIILEGAACR